GCTGCAAAAATTTTTGCCGCTTCATCAGTCAGAAGGTAGGTCTTAAGTTTCTGGATTTGTTCTTTGAATTGGGTGAATTTCATGGCGGTATCATCGGAGACGCAGGGATTCGAACCCTGGGTACGATTGCTCGTACGACGGTTTAGCAAACCGCTCCTTTCGGCCACTCAGGCACGTCTCCAGCGACTCGGAGAAGGTAGGATTCGAACCCACGGTGGGATTACCACGACGGTTTTCAAGACCGCTGCTTTAGACCACTCAGCCACTTCTCCAAGAGTACCTATCCGTTATGTTAAATGCGAGTGCAGTGTCAAATGAATATTCAATGAATGGTCTACAAGAATGGAAAAGTTGCAGATAAAATTAGAAAAGTGGGTAAACGGTGGATACATCCTTTCTCACTATGATGGGCATGCTGTGTTTGTAGATGGTGGGATCCCAGGTGAAACTGTAGACATAACTCTTACCAAACAAGGTAACAAGGAATGGTTTGGAACAGTAGATGCAGTGATTGAATCCTCACCGTTAAGGGTACCTTCTGACTGCCCTGTGTATTTAGAATGTGGAGGGTGTAGTTACCGGCATATTTCCTACGAAGAGGAAGTGAAAGTGAAGGCTTCTCTATTGGAATTTATGTTCCCCGAATGGATTGGAAAAGCAGAGGTGGTAACTGGACCAAGTATTGGGTATCGCAATAATGTACAATGGCAAGTGGAAGGTGGACAAATCGGATTTTTTGCCAAAAATACCCACAGGATCATTCCTGATTCATCCACTCATTGTAAGAATGTCGATAAACGTTTGTTAATTGAAAATCCAAACGACTTTGGTATCCTTTCCGATGAGAAACCAAAACAAAACCGATTTCCCAAACCATCCAAAGATTCAAAAACCCAAAAGAATACAAATTCCCTTTCCTTACGTTTGTCTCAAAACGCAGTGGTGTTGTATGAAAAAGAAGAAACAAAGTTTGAATTTTTAAGTACAAAACTCACAGTTCCTGCCAAAGGATTTTTTCAAATTAACCAATTTTTATTGGAAACTTGGATTCAAAAAATCAAATCCTTGTTACCTAAGGATGCCAATGTTTTGGAACTGTTTTGTGGGTGTGGTACCATTGGGATTACCTTACGCGATAGAATCAAATCGCTTTATGGAATTGAATCGCATGAAAAAAGCATTGAATACGCAAATCAAAATGCAAAAGCCAATGGAATCACTACGTATCAATATACGGTTTTAGATTTGTACCAAAAACATTTATCCAAAGATCTAAAAATTTATTCTACATGGATTGTAAATCCGCCAAGGGCTGGGTTATCCAAAGGAATCATTGAAACAGCAGCGATACTAAAACCAAGGGAGATTGTTTATTCCAGCTGTAATCCAAGTACTTTGCGCAGGGATGTAATTTCCTTCACAGAAATTGGATATGAAATGGACCATTTGAGTTTATTTGATTTTTTTCCAAGAACCAATCATTATGAAGTCTTGGTGAGATTACGAAAACGAAAATGAACAACTCATTTTGTTTTCAATGAGTTGTTATCATTTGGTAGACAACCAAAGGGAAAATTTTTGTTTTATTTTCCTTTGGTTGAAATTTTAAAAGGTAAGTATGCTGGACAAAATCCAATTGCTGAAGTAGCAATCATCACTAAACCAATTACGAACAATACAATTGCAGTGGTTCCTTCCACAACGCCACCTAAATACAATCCACCTAACACAAGGCCCACTACAACACGAATGACTCTGTCATATAATCCCATATTTTGAAACATTCTAAGTCTCCTTATTCAATATGACGATTTTTTGGTGAGATTTCTATCTATTTTTTTCTAACCACTCTAAGATAAGTTTGGTTACCTCTTCTCTTTTTTCCCAATGGAGGAAGTGACCAGCATGATCAAAGCCAATCTTTCGAAATCCACGAGGAAAATCAGATTCATCTAGTAAGTGTTCAAATAAATTTTTATGAAAACATCCATCATTCAAACCGTAAAGCACTTGGGTGGGAACTGTAATATGTGTATCAAAAATCCCTACTATACTTTCTCTTCCCGATTCTGTGAATAAATCATTCAGGTTTCTGTAATATGCCAGAGCCGAAGAAAGGATACCTGGATTTTGAAAATTCGATTTGATTTCAGCCAAATGGTCCTGGTTCGGAGTGAATCCTGGTGACCAGTCTTTCCATAAAAAATCAACCAAGGCAAATTGATTTGAACGAATGGTTAATTCTGCTATATAGGGAATTTGAAATAATGCAACATACCAAGAATGAAATGTTTGTAACGGCGCCCAAAAAAAAGAATCTTGAAAGGTTTTGAGCAATGGAACTCCTAAACTTGTGATGGATTGAAAACGATTGGGATAGTACATCCCTGCCGCATAAGCAATGATAGCTCCCCAATTGTGTCCTACCAAATGGACAGTATCCCATCTGCGATCATCCATCCATCCTAAAACATCATTCACTAAATCAACAACATGTAATTTATTCGCATGTGATATGGTCGATGGTTCGTATCCTCGCATTACAGGTGCTACACAATGATATCCTTTTTTTGCGATGGATTCCATGATTGGTGAAAAAGTTTTATGGTTATCAGGAAAACCATGTAAAAATAAGACAGGGTCACCAGAACCTGTTTCTAATGTGGTAAATACAGTGGATAAATTTCTAATTTCCGAATGATGCATTGTTTACCAACTTTTGTTTTGATTCTGTTTTTCGGAAAAATTGTAACACAATCTCTCTCGTATCCAAGTCCTTACTAAGGTATCCATATTGTTTTTCATTTTGGTAGTAAAACCCATTTGGCCAAATATGCCCACCACCAGGAATTAAATAACCTTCTACTACTTCATCGCCTGAACAATCGGACAGTTTCGAATATTCAATGTCTCGTTTCCAAAAACGATTCATATGACGTTTTTTTGTATTCATTTCTTCTTTGCAGGGAAAACCAGAGCTCCAATACGATAGTGACTCTACAAATGATAATACCTCTCCAGCAGGAATTCGTTCTGCTTTTGGACTCATGTCTTTTGGAATGGAAACGATTCCTCCTTTATAAGGAACAACATCATCGGAGGTGCCCATAATAAAACCAATTGATTTGATTGGTGGTTTGGGACAAATTTCAGTAAGTCCTTTTGATGTTACTGCAGCAACAGAATATCCAGAACGGAACAAATCACTTGCTTCACATAACAAACGTTGTGTCATAAAACCACCATTGGAAATACCAACAGCATGGATACGGCTTGTATCCACTGGAATTTTTTTATCGAGGAAATAGACCATGTCGCGAAAAAATTGAACATCTTTTGTGTTTCTTTTGTCTGTAAGAGAATGTGGAATATTCCTTCCATCATTCCATCGATTCCCATATCCATCGGGATAAACGACAATAAATCCGTATTCCTCCGCTTTTTCTGTCATACGAGAAAGGTAAATCATTCCCTCACCGCTTCCCCCACCACCATGTAAAACAAATACAACAGGTAACTTGGATTCATTTCTATTTTTTGGAATGTAATATCGGAAATTGCGGATGATCCCATCAGACACTATGGATTCCAAAGTGTGGTCTTTTACGGGAACAATCGAAGGTAAAGATTTACAAACAAAAGAAAATGGAATCGTTAACATGAATACAATTGAATAATGATAGATGCGCCTAACAATTCCCATCATATAAATAGGGACTCAAAATATTGAATCGTTTCTTTGACTTTAGAATCTCCTTCCAGTGGATACTTCGGGTGGAATTCTTTATCGACGGTTGGATCGTAGGGACCAGATTTTCCTTCGAAACAAACAGCTACATCTGTCAAACAGACCAAACTATGCCAAACACCAGGTTGTAAATCGATTCCTCGTTTTGGTCCATTCGAAGATAATTTGTGAGATTCTTTGATATTTCCATCTTCTGAAAAAATTAAAAATCCAATTTCACCTTCTAATACAACAAAGGTTTCTGGTTTTGGATCCGACAAATGTCTGTGAGGTGAAATGTATGTATTTTTAGATAATACATTGAGAAACCTTTGGTACACTTCCTTTTGTTCATGGAAGTTATGGTTTGTCCGTTTTCGTTCTGCTTGTTTTGCTTTTGTGACGAGGGATCCGATTAAATCGGAATCAATGATTTGTATTTCCTGCAAGTTGGCCTTCCAATTCTCGTTCGATGAAGGCTAACATATCCGGAACACAAGCCGTACAAGTATCTGCCGCTCCCATCTCACGGGCAACTTCTAGTATAGGGCGATTCGTTTCTTTGACAACATTTAAGATGGATTCAAAGAAAACTTCTGCACAGTGACACTTGATCATGGTTCTGAGAATCAGTCTCTTGGTCTTTTGGTAGAATGACAAGAAATTTTCCTGGTCAAAACTCCAAATTTTTCCAATGGGAATGGTCCTCATTTGAGAGACATAATTTATATTTGAAAGGAACACGAACTTTGAATCAAAATTTTGAGGGGCTTTCGGAAACTATCCCAATTGTTTTTTGTACAAAACTTCAAGAGTTTTCATTGCATACGACCAAGTAAACGATTTGGCATTTTCTTTTCCGAGTTTGCGTAACTCAACAAGGCGAGTTTTATCTTTGAGTAGGGAAAGAACTTGTTTGGAAAAGGAAATTGGTTCCTTGGGATCAAATGCTTCAAACCCTTTTCCTAACACTTCAGGTAACACGGTCGCATTCGAAGAAAGGACGGGAGTTCCGATCGCTTGTGCCTCCAAAACGGGAAACCCAAACCCTTCAAATAAAGATGGATACACAAACAAGGTAGCCCCTTGGTAAGCCAGAGGTAACTCATTATATGGCAGATGAGGGAGGAAATAAATTCGTTTTGGATTTTGTTTTTGGAATTCCAACAAATCTTTTGGGATTTCCTTACTGATCCCTCCCACCACTAGGGGAAGTTTGAGTTGTTTATCGTTCCATAACGATTCCAATTGTGTTAATAAGAATGGAAAATTTTTATGAGATTTACCGATCCCAACGGTAAAGAGATACTCTTTTGGTAATTTTTGTTTTTTGAGAAACACTTCCAATTGGGTCTCTGATCGTTTTGAAAAATTTTTTAAATCAATCCCGTTATAAACAACAGTGATTCGATCCCTACGATAACCGAAACTTTTGATTAAATCTTCCTTGGTGTAATTCGAAACAGCGATGATGGTTTTAGCAAACCACTGAATGGAACGAAAAACAATTTGTAAATACAATCTTTTTACAATGGAGTTATGAGTTTCCTTAAAGTGATAAGGAATTAAGTCATGAATGGTAACGATACATTTACGAAGATACTTGAGTGGAACATTAAAATGGGGAATGTCCAATACATCCATTTCTGCCATCAAGGGATGGCCCAAAAATTCCTTTGGAGAATAGATCTTTGTTTTGTATTCTATGATTTCTGCATGTTTGGGGACTTCATATTTTTTGAGAAGAATAGGATCTCCGAATAGGTAAAGTTTGGCGTCCTTTTCACTTAAGGGCCAAAATTTTAATATATGTTGGATGCGAATTCCGATCCCAGAATTTTCGATCATCCTTGCATCATAGCCAATTTTTTTTTGCATTTGTTTGATGATTATGTCCTTTCGAATCAAAAAAAGGAAATGTATCTTTTCCTAAGAAGCCAAGTCTAGTCAAATAAGTAGTGAATATTCTGCATTCAAATTTTGAAAGGCAGGTTCACATAGAACTTACTTTCAAAAAGGAATCGGATGGAAAACTTAATCGAAGAAATCCTGAAACAAATTGGTGAAGACCCAAATCGAGAGGGTCTTGTGAAAACGCCCAACCGAGTCAAAAAGGCGTATGACTTTTTAACCAGTGGATACAAAGCGGACATCAACCAATTGGTAAACGGGGCGATTTTTGAAGAGAGTACAACGGGAATGGTGCTTGTTCGTGATATCGAAATGTATTCTTTATGTGAACACCACTTACTTCCTTTTTATGGAAGAGCACATGTTGCATACATTCCAAATAAAAAAATCATTGGGATTAGTAAAATTCCAAGAATTGTCGACGTATTTGCACGTCGGTTACAAGTTCAGGAACGACTTACCGATCAAATTGCACAGGCGATCCAAGAGACATTGGACCCACTTGGAGTAGGAGTTGTCATCAAAGCAAAACATTTGTGTATGATGATGCGAGGTGTCGAAAAACAAAACTCGGAATTATTCACTTCTAGTTTGCTTGGGGTTTTTAAATCGGATCCAACCACACGAAGTGAATTTTTAGATCTGATCCGAACCGGTTCCCACTAAGTTCATTTTTTAAATTCTTTTTTTACGATTCATGCTGGACTTTTTTCCAAAAAAGTTCAGTCTTTTTCCTCTAGAGGGACACTATGCCGAAAGAAAGAATCGTGGCACCATCCAAAGAATTCGCCAAACTTGCAAATGTTAGCTTAAAAGAATACAAAGCCAAATACAAAGAATCCATTGAAAAACCAGAAAAATTTTGGGCCGAACAAGCTAAACGCCTAACATGGTTTAAAAAATGGACAAAGGTTTTAAAACATGATTTTGCAAAAGCCAAAGCAGAATGGTTTGTTGGTGGAAAACTGAATGTTTCCTATAATTGTTTAGACCGCCACCTTGATTCGCCTCTTAAAAACAAAGCTGCACTGATTTGGGAAGGAGACAACCCAGACGAATCAAAGGTTCTTACCTACCATGACTTACACAGAGAGGTGAATCACTTTGCCAATGTTTTAAAAAAGTTCAAAGTGAAAAAAGGGGATCGTGTCCTCATTTACCTCCCGATGATCCCTGAACTTGCCATTACTACACTTGCTTGTACTCGCATTGGGGCAGTGCATTCTGTTGTGTTTGGTGGATTTTCACCAGAAGCCTTACTTGGTCGGATTGAAGATTGTAAACCTACACTCGTCATTACAGCTGATGGAGGATACCGTGGTGGCAAACCAATTGAACTGAAAAAAAATGTGGATGTCGCTCTATCAGAAACCAAATTCCAAGTGAATGATGTTATTGTTGTCAAACGAACTGGTGACGAAGGAAATCTAAACTGGAAAGAGGGTCGTGACCACTGGTACCATTACCTGATGAAAGACCCAGAGGTAAAAAAGGAATGCCCTGCTGTTCCTATGGATTCGGAAGATCCACTTTTTATTTTATACACGTCTGGTTCTACTGGAAAACCAAAAGGTGTTTTACATACAACCGCTGGATATTTGTTAGGTGCAAATCTAACATTTGCAACTATCTTTGATTATAAAGACACTGATACCTACTGGTGTACGGCAGATATTGGATGGATCACAGGACATAGTTATATTTTATATGGGCCTCTCTCGAATGGTGCAACTTCCCTGATGTTTGAAGGAGTTCCCAGTTACCCAGACATGGGAAGATTTTGGGATGTGATTGATAAATATAAAGTCACAGTTTTTTATACGGCTCCAACGGCCATTCGGGCACTTATGCGTGAAGGACTGGAACCAATCAAAAAACGTTCACTCGCTTCACTGCGGTTACTTGGATCTGTGGGAGAGCCCATCAATCCAGAAGCTTGGGAATGGTATTATGCGAATATTGGAAAATCAAAATGCCCGATAGTCGATACGTGGTGGCAAACAGAAACGGGATCGATTATGATTTCAGGAATCCCAGGTGCGATTCCGCAAAAACCTGGTTCGGCAAGTTGGCCTTTCTACGGCATCCAACCAGTACTAGTGGACAATGAAGGGGTGGAGATCAAAGAAAAAGGGGAAATTTCAGGGAATCTATGTATCGCAAAACCTTGGCCATCCATGATGCGAGGTGTGTATGGAGATCCTAAACGATTTTTTGATACTTACTTTTCGCAATTCAAAGGGTATTATTTTACAGGAGATGGGGCAAACCGCGATAAAGAAGGTTACTTCCGCATCACGGGAAGAGTGGATGATGTGCTCAATGTTTCCGGTCACCGCATTGGTTCAGCAGAAGTAGAAAGTGCCCTTGTGGAACACAAATCTGTGGCAGAAGCTGCGGTGGTTGGTTTTCCACATGATATCAAAGGCCAAGGGATTTATGCCTATGTCACAGTCAAACAAGGGGTTGTGACAAACGACCAATTGAAAAAAGAACTCATCGCCATGGTGGAAAAAATGATTGGGAAAATTGCTAGGCCCGACGTGATCCATTGGGCACCAGGACTTCCTAAAACTCGTTCAGGTAAAATCATGCGTCGCATTTTACGAAAGATTGCCAACAACGAATTTGATACGTTAGGTGATATTAGTACACTTGCCGATCCATCTGTTGTACAATCCTTAATTGATGATAAAAAGAAGTATCACAGTTAAGCAGATCTTTTCGTAAGATAGAACTCCTTTCAATTCCTAGAGAATAAGTCTGGAATTGGAAGGAGATTCATTAATCTCGAATTAAGTATCAAATGCAAAATTCGAAATTGCAATGGTAAGTCTTATCTTTCGTTTCCCTTATAACTCTTGGGGGAGAGCTGCAAATGGGCCCATCACACGAAGGAATTCCGATTCTTCAAATTCCAAATCACGTTCCTTTAGTTTCCTTCGGTATTCATTTGCCTTGGTTTCATTCCGTGAAGAAAACCAATGGATGGCAAAAAGCAAATATTCTCTATTTTTTCGGTAGGTGGAAACATGGTTTTCAAGATCAGATCCAGTGAGTTGCTTTTGGTTTTGGAAATCTTTGACTAAGGAATCAATTGCTAAGGTGTCACGGTCTTTTCCGAGATTCGCATAACTTTGGCGGATGAGAAATAAAATTTCTTTGGCATCTGAATTGGGATCATATTTGAGAAGGTTGTAAAATCCCCGCCGGAACAAAGTTAGTGATTCTAAATACCTTTGTTTTTCTTGGAGGTAAACTCCATAACGTGTGAAGTATCTTGTTTCTTTTAAAAAAATTGTAGAAGTCCAAATGTAAGCTTGTTCAAGCGAATCCGCATTTCGACCACGCCTTGCTAAGATCAAAGTTTCATACATGCCTTCTTCTCGTGGAAAGTAAACAAGATATCGTAAACTTAAATCATCTGCTTCTTTCCATTTTCTATTTTTGATGTTTTTGAGAAGGCTTGTTTGTAAGGCATCTTTTTCGGAAACAAACGTTTTATCATTTTCCAATGTTTGGATGTACATTTCATAATCGGATTCCAATCCCAATTGACGGGAAAGGATGGCAGCCAAGTACAATCTGTACTTTGCATTTGGTTTTTGTTCTAAATACAGTTTGGTATAAAAAAGTGCTTCTCTCGGTTTTTTCTCTTTTTCATAAAAATCGGCAATGTATAAGACCAAATCTAATTGGTCTTTTTTCCGTTTAATGGATTCTTCATAGGCATGGATCCCATCAAAGATTTGCCCAAGTTTCATGTGAGCCTGGGCTGATAGATTATAATACCTGTAGTCGGGGTCTGGATTTAATTCTTTTGCTTTGATGAGAAAATCAAACGCTTTGGCGGGAGTTTCTTGGACAATTTTGTCCTCTGCCATCCGCAGTAGGTCTTCGTAACCATAAAACGCTTTAACGGGATTTAAGGGCTCTGGTTCAGCTAAAATTGAAGGTACAACAAGAAATAGACTTGTTACCAAAACACTAAATTGCCATATTCTCCTAGACCGAAGTATCATCTATGGATTCTCATCGGTCATCTTCTAAAATATCTTAGAAATACAAATAAACAATCTCAAAGAGGATCTCATGAATGTAGAGTTAATCATTATCGTCATGGCACTGGTTTCCATCGCCACGGCGATTTTCTACGCCGCTCGGGTAATACGTATCCAAGTGGGCGCAGAGGGTGGCAACGACAAAGAAACCGCCAAATTAAAAGAAATCTCCGCCGCGATCGCAGAAGGGGCTATGGCCTTCCTTCTCAGAGAATACCGAGTCATTCTGCTTTTTATCAGCTTCATGACAGTTCTCATTTACCTATTATTAGATAATCCCAACACAGAATTCAATGAAGGAATTTACACTTCAGTCGCTTTTGTTTCGGGAGCTCTCATTTCTTGCCTTTCCGGATTTATCGGAATGAAGATTGCCACAGCCGGGAACGTAAGAACGGCACAAGCGGCAAAAACTTCCCTTTCCAAAGCATTCCGAGTGGCTTTTGACTCTGGAGCTGTGATGGGATTTGGTCTCATCGGCCTTGCTGTCCTTGGTATGATTGGTCTTTTCTTACTTTTTACTGGTTCCAATCCTGCTGTTGCCAAACACATCCTCATGGAATCACTCGCTGGTTTTGGTCTTGGTGGTTCATCAGTGGCACTTTTTGGTCGCGTGGGTGGTGGTATTTATACAAAAGCGGCTGACGTTGGTGCCGACTTAGTTGGAAAAGTGGAAAAAGGAATCCCTGAAGATGACCCTCGTAACCCAGCAACCATTGCTGATAACGTAGGAGATAACGTGGGTGACATTGCTGGTATGGGTGCTGACCTTTTTGGATCCGCAGCGGAAGCAACTTGTGCGGCTCTTGTGATTGGAGCAACAGCTTCAGCTTTAGCAGACAATAACTCTGCTCTTCTTTATCCTCTTTTAATTTCTGCGATAGGAATTCCTGCATCCCTCATCACAACTTTTTTTGCGCGAGTGAAAGAAGGTGGAAACGTAGAAAAAGCTCTCAAACTCCAACTTTGGATTTCTACATTCATCGTAGCGGGAGCTTTGTATTTCGCAACTGACCTATTCATGATCGATAGTTTCCAAATCGGCGACAAAACCATCACAAAATGGAATGTTTATACTTCAGTCGCATTAGGTTTGTTTGCTGGTATGTTCATTGGTTGGATCACAGAGATTTATACTTCTCACTCTTATAAACCAGTACGTGAAGTTGCAGATGCTTGTGATACAGGTGCTGCTACCAACATCATTTATGGATTGGCTCTTGGTTACAAATCCACTGTGGTTCCTGTGATCTTACTTGTGATTGTAATTGTAGTTTCCAATATCCTTGCTGGGATGTATGGAATTGCAATTTCTGCAATTGGTATGATTTCTACAATTGCCATTGGACTCACCATCGATGCTTACGGCCCTGTTTCTGATAACGCGGGTGGGATTGCTGAGATGGCAGAACTTGGAAAAGATGTTCGTGACCGCACTGATACTTTGGATGCAGCTGGAAACACAACTGCGGCTGTTGGAAAAGGTTTTGCAATTGGGTCTGCTGCTCTTACTTCCCTTGCCTTATTTGCAGCGTTCATCACAAGAACTCAAAATGCTTCCAAAGAAATGGGAGAGGGTGCGATTGATTTAACTTCGATCGAACTCCTTGATCCATTGGTGTTTGGTGGTCTTCTTTTTGGAGCGATGCTTCCGTTTATCTTCTCTGCGATGACTATGAAATCAGTTGGAAAAGCAGCTCTTGATATGGTAAAAGAAGTACGTCGCCAATTCAAAGAGATCCCTGGTCTTATGGAAGGAAAAGCAAAACCTGAGTATGCAAAATGTGTGGATATTTCCACTTCTGCAGCCCTTCGTGAAATGATCCCTCCAGGTCTTCTTGTTCTCCTCAGCCCAATCGTTGTTGGTTATTTGTTTGGTGTGAAGTCCCTTGCTGGTCTTCTAGCTGGAGCTCTTGTATCCGGTGTGGTCCTTGCGATCTCATCTGCTAACTCTGGTGGAGCGTGGGACAATGCAAAAAAATACATCGAAAAAACTGCTGGTGGAAAAGGCTCTGAAAAACACAAAGCAGCGGTTGTTGGTGATACAGTAGGTGATCCGTTTAAAGATACATCTGGACCTGCAATCAACATCCTCATTAAACTGATGGCAATCACATCACTCGTGTTTGCTGAGTTTTTTGTGACAAAAGGTGGAATCGTATTAAATTTCTTTAAATAAGAAAGGAATACATTCTATCAGATCGAAAAGAGATTATCCTTCTGAAACAGAAGGATAGTTTCCAATTTGATTATCCAAATTTTTTTAAATGAATTGGATTTCTGAAAAAGCCGGCGTAACATCGTCGGCTTTTTTATTTCATAAAGTTGTAAAACTAAAACTTGTATTTGTGCCTAAGGTCAGTCCAAAGGTGGATTGGATGTTTTGGTTTAAGGTAATTGTATATGTAATCCCGGATGTGAGTGCACTTGTTGGAGTGAGAGTGATCGTACGGTTTGATGATCCACCAGTAAGGCTTGGGCAAGAAGGTGAACAGGAAATATTGGTATTGAGAGATGTGGGATCAATTGCCTGGGTCATGATGATGGTGATCGTTGGAGAAAGACTCACACCCGTAGCTCCATTGGCAGGTGTTGTAGATTCAATGGTAAAGGTTGCCGATGTTTGGGTGACCAAAGGTAAAACAAGAATCCCTAGTAAGGAGGGAGATGGTTCCGGCAAACAATGTACGGAAGAAAAAACAAATAGAAATATCAATCTGATTCTTTTCCACATGACCATTGGCTCTATCCTTAGTTTCGACTAATTTCCCCTAGTTACCGTACATAGTTTTGCGTAAATCCCGAAGAAATTATAGGTTTCTAATTCAATTGACGTAATTTCTTTGATGTTTCCTTGCCTTTGTGCCATTTCGATGGATGCGTCTCCGTAGGCCACGAGTCCTAAATAGGATTTCGAACAGGAAAAACCTTCTTTCGTGGCAGTAATACCTGTTTCCATCATTGAGATCCTTTGGTTTTCATACAGAAGACCTTGTGTGCCAAATCCCGAACTGGCACATTGAATGAGTAACATGGGAATGAGGAATTGGAGGAACCGAAAGCCCAAAAATGATCCTTTGTTAAAAGAAAGTATATGTGAATGGAAATTGCGATGGAGACGAAATTGAAGACGTAAACGGAATAGGAAAGAACTAAGATTTTTATGAATATTAGGTATTAAGAAAATTTTATTTTTGCAATTCTTTGTCCAAAAGATGGGAAAGTTGGTTTTGTAAAAGG
The sequence above is a segment of the Leptospira levettii genome. Coding sequences within it:
- a CDS encoding TRL-like family protein, with product MGFRFLQFLIPMLLIQCASSGFGTQGLLYENQRISMMETGITATKEGFSCSKSYLGLVAYGDASIEMAQRQGNIKEITSIELETYNFFGIYAKLCTVTRGN
- a CDS encoding Ig-like domain-containing protein, whose translation is MVMWKRIRLIFLFVFSSVHCLPEPSPSLLGILVLPLVTQTSATFTIESTTPANGATGVSLSPTITIIMTQAIDPTSLNTNISCSPSCPSLTGGSSNRTITLTPTSALTSGITYTITLNQNIQSTFGLTLGTNTSFSFTTL
- a CDS encoding tetratricopeptide repeat protein → MVTSLFLVVPSILAEPEPLNPVKAFYGYEDLLRMAEDKIVQETPAKAFDFLIKAKELNPDPDYRYYNLSAQAHMKLGQIFDGIHAYEESIKRKKDQLDLVLYIADFYEKEKKPREALFYTKLYLEQKPNAKYRLYLAAILSRQLGLESDYEMYIQTLENDKTFVSEKDALQTSLLKNIKNRKWKEADDLSLRYLVYFPREEGMYETLILARRGRNADSLEQAYIWTSTIFLKETRYFTRYGVYLQEKQRYLESLTLFRRGFYNLLKYDPNSDAKEILFLIRQSYANLGKDRDTLAIDSLVKDFQNQKQLTGSDLENHVSTYRKNREYLLFAIHWFSSRNETKANEYRRKLKERDLEFEESEFLRVMGPFAALPQEL
- a CDS encoding sodium-translocating pyrophosphatase, with amino-acid sequence MNVELIIIVMALVSIATAIFYAARVIRIQVGAEGGNDKETAKLKEISAAIAEGAMAFLLREYRVILLFISFMTVLIYLLLDNPNTEFNEGIYTSVAFVSGALISCLSGFIGMKIATAGNVRTAQAAKTSLSKAFRVAFDSGAVMGFGLIGLAVLGMIGLFLLFTGSNPAVAKHILMESLAGFGLGGSSVALFGRVGGGIYTKAADVGADLVGKVEKGIPEDDPRNPATIADNVGDNVGDIAGMGADLFGSAAEATCAALVIGATASALADNNSALLYPLLISAIGIPASLITTFFARVKEGGNVEKALKLQLWISTFIVAGALYFATDLFMIDSFQIGDKTITKWNVYTSVALGLFAGMFIGWITEIYTSHSYKPVREVADACDTGAATNIIYGLALGYKSTVVPVILLVIVIVVSNILAGMYGIAISAIGMISTIAIGLTIDAYGPVSDNAGGIAEMAELGKDVRDRTDTLDAAGNTTAAVGKGFAIGSAALTSLALFAAFITRTQNASKEMGEGAIDLTSIELLDPLVFGGLLFGAMLPFIFSAMTMKSVGKAALDMVKEVRRQFKEIPGLMEGKAKPEYAKCVDISTSAALREMIPPGLLVLLSPIVVGYLFGVKSLAGLLAGALVSGVVLAISSANSGGAWDNAKKYIEKTAGGKGSEKHKAAVVGDTVGDPFKDTSGPAINILIKLMAITSLVFAEFFVTKGGIVLNFFK